The Deltaproteobacteria bacterium genome includes a window with the following:
- a CDS encoding type I restriction endonuclease subunit R, giving the protein MTRAFTESVVEQAALAWLERVGWQVRNGLDIAPDMPAAERADYGEVVLTARLRDALARLNPTLPAEALDDAFRRLMRPDGTELIAGNRALHRLLVDGVTVEYRLPVGQAGAAAGAIRGAQARVIDFDDVNGNDWLAVNQFSVVENKHTRRPDVVLFVNGLPLVVLELKNAADEDATIWSAFQQIQTYKAEIPALFATNAVLVVSDGVAARAGTLTAGREWFKPWRTISGEALADEHLPELQVLIEGMLARRRFLALVRDFIVFEDDGSGQLAKKMAGYHQFHAVQVAVGETVRAAAVRRPPLQVAEARGHYGSGTMSGGAPGDHRIGVVWHTQGSGKSLTMAFYAGRIIREPAMANPTLVVLTDRNDLDEQLFGTFARCAELLRQQPVQAKSRAHLRELLRVAAGGVIFTTIHKFFPEAAGDRHPTLSERGNIVVIADEAHRSQYDFIDGYARHMRDALPQASFIGFTGTPIERLDANTRAVFGDYISVYDIQRAVQDRATVPIYYESRLATLTLDAAERPTIDAEFEEVTEGEEVERKEQLKTKWAQLEAVVGSSRRLEVVARDIVEHFEQRLDAMDGKAMVVCMSRRICVELYRAIVTLRSQWTSDDDDHGAIKVVMTGAASDPPDWQAHIRNTARREALAHRFRDATDPLRLVLVRDMWLTGFDAPSLHTMYIDKPMRGHGLMQAIARVNRVFKDKPGGLVVDYLGLAHELKAALATYTESGGTGRTALDQGEAVAVMREKYEVCCGLFHGFDRSKWMAGTPPERLSLLPSAQEHILKQENGKDRCVHAVRELSQAFALAVPHRDALHIRDDVAFFQAVQAVLSKRAPGDARPEEEIDHAVRQIISRAVVPEGVIDIFAAAGLTRPDLSILSEEFLAEVRGMPQRNLAVELLQKLLKGELATRRRKNLVQARSFAEMLEQTIRRYQNRAMEAAQIIEELIHLAQEMREATARGAQLDLSEDELAFYDALEANDSAVKVLGDATLRGIARELVETVRRNVTIDWTLREDVRAQLRVLVKRILRKYGYPPDKQEKAMHTVLEQAALLSTEWAMV; this is encoded by the coding sequence GTGACGCGCGCTTTCACCGAATCCGTCGTCGAGCAGGCCGCGCTCGCCTGGTTGGAACGCGTTGGCTGGCAGGTCCGGAATGGCCTCGACATCGCGCCGGATATGCCGGCGGCGGAGCGCGCCGATTATGGCGAGGTTGTGTTGACGGCGCGATTGCGCGATGCGCTCGCGCGGCTCAATCCGACGCTGCCCGCCGAGGCGCTAGACGACGCATTCCGCCGGCTCATGCGGCCCGATGGCACGGAGCTGATTGCGGGCAACCGCGCGCTGCACCGGCTGCTGGTGGACGGCGTGACGGTCGAGTACCGCCTGCCGGTCGGGCAGGCAGGCGCCGCCGCCGGCGCGATTCGCGGCGCGCAGGCGCGGGTGATCGATTTTGACGATGTGAACGGCAACGACTGGCTGGCGGTGAATCAATTCAGTGTCGTCGAGAACAAACACACGCGACGACCGGATGTGGTGCTGTTCGTCAACGGTCTTCCGCTGGTGGTGTTGGAACTCAAGAATGCTGCGGACGAGGACGCAACGATCTGGAGCGCGTTCCAGCAGATCCAGACTTACAAGGCCGAGATCCCGGCGCTCTTCGCGACGAATGCCGTGCTGGTCGTGTCCGACGGGGTGGCGGCGCGCGCCGGCACGCTGACTGCGGGTCGCGAGTGGTTCAAGCCGTGGCGAACGATCTCTGGTGAGGCGCTGGCCGACGAGCATTTGCCCGAGTTGCAGGTTCTGATCGAGGGGATGCTGGCGCGGCGGCGTTTCCTCGCTCTCGTGCGCGATTTCATCGTTTTCGAAGACGATGGCAGCGGACAGCTCGCCAAGAAGATGGCCGGTTATCACCAGTTCCATGCGGTGCAGGTGGCGGTGGGCGAAACCGTGCGCGCGGCGGCGGTGCGACGTCCGCCGTTGCAGGTGGCCGAGGCGCGCGGGCATTATGGGTCGGGCACAATGTCCGGCGGCGCGCCCGGCGACCATCGTATCGGCGTCGTGTGGCATACTCAAGGCTCGGGGAAGAGTTTGACGATGGCGTTCTATGCCGGCCGCATTATTCGTGAGCCGGCGATGGCGAATCCGACGCTCGTCGTTCTGACCGACCGCAACGATCTCGACGAACAGCTCTTCGGCACGTTTGCGCGCTGCGCGGAGCTGTTGCGTCAACAGCCGGTGCAGGCGAAGAGTCGCGCGCATCTGCGCGAGCTGTTACGTGTGGCGGCGGGCGGCGTGATCTTCACGACCATTCATAAGTTCTTCCCGGAAGCGGCGGGCGATCGGCACCCGACGCTCTCCGAGCGCGGCAATATCGTGGTGATCGCGGACGAGGCGCACCGCAGTCAGTATGACTTCATCGATGGTTACGCGCGCCATATGCGCGACGCGCTGCCGCAGGCCTCGTTTATCGGCTTCACGGGCACGCCGATCGAGCGGCTCGACGCCAACACGCGCGCGGTCTTCGGCGACTACATCAGTGTCTACGATATTCAGCGGGCGGTGCAGGACCGCGCCACGGTGCCGATCTACTACGAAAGCCGATTGGCCACGCTCACGCTCGATGCGGCGGAACGTCCGACGATCGATGCCGAGTTTGAAGAGGTGACCGAGGGCGAAGAGGTCGAACGCAAAGAACAGCTCAAGACCAAATGGGCGCAGCTCGAGGCGGTGGTCGGTTCGAGCCGGCGTCTCGAGGTCGTCGCGCGCGACATCGTCGAGCATTTCGAGCAGCGACTCGACGCGATGGACGGCAAGGCAATGGTCGTCTGCATGAGTCGACGGATCTGCGTGGAGCTGTATCGCGCGATCGTGACGCTTCGGTCGCAGTGGACGAGCGACGACGATGACCACGGCGCGATCAAAGTGGTGATGACCGGCGCGGCCTCCGATCCGCCGGACTGGCAGGCGCACATCCGCAACACGGCGCGACGCGAGGCCCTCGCCCACCGTTTTCGCGATGCGACCGATCCGCTGCGCCTCGTGCTGGTGCGCGACATGTGGCTGACCGGTTTCGACGCGCCGAGCTTGCACACGATGTACATCGACAAGCCGATGCGCGGGCACGGGCTGATGCAGGCGATTGCACGTGTGAACCGCGTGTTCAAGGACAAGCCCGGAGGACTCGTCGTGGATTATTTAGGGCTCGCGCATGAATTGAAGGCCGCGCTCGCGACCTATACCGAGAGTGGTGGTACCGGGCGCACCGCGCTGGATCAAGGCGAGGCGGTTGCGGTGATGCGGGAGAAATACGAAGTCTGTTGCGGTCTCTTCCATGGTTTCGATCGGTCGAAATGGATGGCCGGCACGCCGCCGGAGCGGTTGAGTCTCCTGCCGTCGGCGCAAGAACATATCCTCAAGCAGGAGAACGGCAAGGATCGCTGCGTGCATGCGGTGCGCGAGTTGTCGCAGGCGTTTGCGCTGGCCGTGCCGCATCGCGACGCCCTCCACATTCGTGACGACGTGGCGTTCTTCCAGGCCGTGCAGGCCGTACTCTCCAAACGCGCGCCCGGCGATGCCCGGCCCGAGGAGGAGATCGACCACGCGGTGCGGCAGATTATCTCGCGGGCGGTCGTGCCCGAGGGCGTCATCGACATCTTCGCTGCGGCGGGATTAACGAGGCCCGACTTATCCATCCTCTCGGAGGAGTTTTTGGCCGAGGTGCGCGGCATGCCCCAGCGCAACCTCGCGGTCGAGCTGCTGCAGAAATTATTGAAAGGGGAGCTCGCCACACGACGGCGGAAGAATCTCGTACAGGCACGGTCATTCGCGGAGATGCTGGAGCAGACGATCCGGCGTTATCAGAATCGCGCCATGGAAGCCGCCCAAATCATCGAGGAGCTGATCCATCTCGCGCAGGAGATGCGCGAGGCCACGGCGCGGGGTGCGCAGCTCGATCTGTCAGAGGACGAGCTCGCCTTCTATGATGCCCTTGAGGCGAACGACAGCGCCGTGAAGGTGCTGGGCGACGCGACGCTGCGCGGCATCGCGCGCGAGTTGGTGGAGACCGTGCGGCGCAACGTCACGATCGATTGGACCCTGCGCGAGGACGTGCGGGCGCAGCTCCGGGTGTTGGTCAAACGCATCCTCCGCAAATACGGCTATCCACCGGACAAGCAAGAGAAAGCGATGCACACCGTGTTGGAACAAGCGGCCCTCTTGTCGACGGAGTGGGCAATGGTGTGA
- a CDS encoding ATP-binding protein → MARPPDQIPRLLAARLREALRDTPAVLIHGPRQCGKTTLARLVGDPRGYAYVSFDDADIVAAARRDPVGFVADLQHKTILDEVQRAPEIFPALKSVIDRRRVAGRFILTGSANVLLVPRLAESLAGRLGMLRLHPLAQCEIARRPSRCIDALFGGRFRTGIGERLGQRLVERLVAGGYPAALARRSAARRSAWYRDFVEAQIQRDVRDLACIRALDALPRLLAAAASHTATLINVADLAAPLELTRQTIHDYVTLLERVFLLDRLPAWHANRIARLVKRPKLHVGDTGIACALLGVDAKKLAGDRKLLGVMLETFVLQELRRQASAMPSPIGFFHYRDRDDFEVDIVLERGTAIAGVEVKAAASVNDSDFRGLRKLRAVAGSHFAAGVVLYDGAATIPFGEALFAVPIRSLWEGS, encoded by the coding sequence ATGGCTCGCCCGCCCGACCAGATTCCCCGGCTGCTCGCGGCACGCCTGCGCGAGGCGCTGCGGGATACGCCGGCCGTGCTGATCCACGGTCCACGACAATGCGGCAAGACGACGCTGGCGCGTCTGGTGGGTGATCCTCGGGGATACGCGTATGTGTCGTTCGACGACGCGGACATCGTCGCGGCCGCGCGGCGCGATCCGGTCGGCTTCGTCGCGGATCTTCAGCACAAGACGATCCTCGACGAAGTCCAGCGGGCACCCGAGATCTTTCCCGCGCTCAAATCCGTGATCGACCGGCGACGCGTCGCAGGCCGGTTCATCCTCACGGGTTCGGCCAACGTGTTGCTGGTCCCGCGGCTTGCGGAGTCGCTCGCGGGCCGGCTGGGCATGCTGCGGCTGCACCCGCTCGCCCAGTGCGAAATCGCGCGCCGGCCGTCGCGCTGCATCGACGCCTTGTTCGGCGGTCGCTTCCGCACCGGCATTGGCGAGCGACTGGGTCAGCGTCTCGTCGAGCGCCTCGTGGCCGGCGGCTATCCGGCGGCACTCGCCCGCCGCTCGGCCGCCCGGCGCTCTGCCTGGTACCGCGATTTCGTGGAGGCGCAGATCCAGCGCGACGTGCGCGACCTGGCGTGCATCCGTGCGTTGGACGCACTGCCCCGGCTGCTGGCAGCGGCGGCCAGCCATACGGCGACGCTGATCAACGTGGCGGACCTCGCGGCGCCTCTGGAGCTGACGCGCCAGACCATCCACGACTACGTCACGCTGCTGGAGCGCGTCTTCCTGCTCGATCGCTTGCCGGCCTGGCATGCGAACCGTATCGCGCGCCTGGTCAAACGCCCGAAGTTGCACGTCGGGGATACCGGTATCGCCTGCGCGTTGCTGGGCGTCGATGCCAAGAAGCTGGCCGGCGACCGCAAGCTCCTTGGTGTGATGTTGGAGACGTTCGTGCTGCAGGAGCTGCGCCGGCAGGCGAGCGCCATGCCTTCGCCGATCGGCTTCTTCCACTACCGGGATCGTGACGACTTCGAGGTGGATATTGTGCTGGAGCGCGGCACCGCGATCGCCGGGGTTGAAGTGAAGGCGGCGGCGAGCGTCAACGACAGCGACTTTCGCGGGCTGCGCAAACTCAGGGCCGTCGCCGGTTCGCACTTCGCCGCAGGCGTCGTGCTCTACGACGGCGCCGCCACCATCCCGTTCGGTGAAGCGCTCTTCGCTGTGCCCATTCGCTCGCTGTGGGAGGGGTCGTGA
- a CDS encoding AAA family ATPase gives MIRRIRLLRNIGQFDSVGAAATITLGRLVLVYAENGRGKTTLAAVLRSLASGDPLPITERHRLAAAHPPHVVLDCEGGPPDAMFQDGAWNRTLPHLSLFDDVFVDANIHSGLAVDARHRQNLHELVLGARGVDLSRQLQQLVARIEQHNSALREKAAAIPDRVREGFPVDEFCALPELADVDAEIGAIERALAAAQDQDAVRTAPLFETLGLPAFDAEAIDRILQRDLPDLDAAAEARVRAHVATLRAGGEQWVSDGMQRLPQANGEGTCPFCAQHLTGLPLIAHYRAYFSAAYRDLKRAITDALENVRRAHAGDVPAGFERAVRMAGERRLFWSRFCEVPQVGIDTAAVVRAWNAGREAVNVALTAKQAAPLEKQALDQHARDAIAAYDALRQRIADLSAALIAANEAIRVVQEQAVGANPNTIARDLARLKATKARHTPEIAAACAGYLAEKEAKARTEGEREGAKSALDDYRTSAFPASQTAINVYLRRFNAGFRLDSVTSTSTRGGPACTYNVVINDRPVSVGSGTSAQGEPSFRNTLSSGDRNTLALAFFFASLDQDPNLGNTVVVIDDPITSLDDHRSLTTVQEVRRLFERAGQVIVLSHDKRFLCRIWNGAGPTARLALEIARDGTGSTLRSWDVDQDSVTEHDRRDARLREYVASGDGDQREVARAIRPHLEAFLRVARPEHFPPSTLLGPFLGRCRERAGRADEILDATARQELSELVEYANRFHHDTNPAWETEAINDAELRNFVERALAFARR, from the coding sequence CGATTGTGAGGGTGGCCCGCCCGATGCGATGTTCCAGGATGGCGCCTGGAATCGGACCTTGCCTCACCTTTCGCTGTTCGACGATGTGTTCGTGGACGCGAATATCCACTCGGGACTCGCCGTGGACGCCCGGCACCGACAGAACCTCCACGAGCTCGTCCTCGGTGCTCGGGGCGTCGATCTGAGCCGGCAGCTCCAGCAACTCGTCGCCCGCATCGAGCAGCACAACAGCGCGCTCCGAGAGAAGGCCGCCGCAATCCCGGACCGCGTGCGCGAAGGGTTCCCGGTGGACGAGTTCTGCGCGCTTCCCGAACTTGCAGACGTCGATGCTGAGATCGGGGCCATCGAGCGCGCACTGGCGGCGGCGCAGGATCAGGATGCCGTCAGGACCGCGCCTCTTTTCGAGACCCTCGGGCTCCCGGCGTTCGATGCGGAGGCCATTGACCGCATCCTCCAGCGAGACCTGCCCGATCTCGACGCGGCCGCGGAAGCCCGTGTCCGAGCCCACGTCGCGACGCTGCGTGCCGGCGGGGAGCAGTGGGTTAGCGATGGGATGCAGCGCCTACCGCAGGCGAACGGTGAGGGTACCTGTCCATTCTGCGCCCAGCATCTCACGGGGTTGCCGCTGATCGCCCACTACCGTGCCTATTTCAGCGCGGCGTACAGGGACCTCAAGCGAGCGATCACGGATGCGCTGGAGAACGTGCGGCGTGCGCACGCCGGTGACGTGCCGGCCGGGTTCGAGCGGGCGGTACGCATGGCCGGCGAGCGACGGCTGTTCTGGTCTCGGTTCTGCGAAGTTCCACAAGTTGGGATCGACACGGCGGCCGTCGTGCGCGCGTGGAACGCCGGGCGAGAAGCCGTCAACGTGGCATTGACCGCAAAACAAGCTGCCCCCCTGGAGAAGCAGGCGCTCGATCAGCACGCGCGCGACGCCATCGCGGCGTACGACGCGCTGCGGCAACGGATCGCTGATCTCAGCGCCGCTCTCATCGCTGCCAACGAGGCGATCCGGGTAGTGCAAGAGCAGGCGGTGGGGGCCAACCCGAACACGATCGCCCGAGACCTTGCCCGGCTCAAGGCCACGAAGGCACGGCACACGCCGGAGATCGCCGCGGCGTGCGCCGGTTATCTTGCGGAGAAGGAGGCCAAGGCTCGCACCGAAGGCGAGCGAGAGGGAGCGAAGTCCGCGCTGGACGACTACAGAACCAGCGCGTTCCCGGCGTCGCAGACGGCGATCAACGTTTATCTGCGGCGCTTCAACGCGGGCTTCAGGCTCGACAGCGTCACCTCCACGAGCACCCGGGGCGGACCCGCTTGCACCTACAACGTGGTCATCAACGACAGACCGGTGTCCGTCGGGAGTGGCACCTCAGCGCAAGGTGAACCCTCCTTCCGGAATACGTTGAGCTCGGGCGATCGCAACACGCTGGCCCTCGCCTTCTTCTTCGCCTCCTTGGATCAAGACCCGAACCTCGGCAACACGGTGGTCGTCATCGACGATCCGATTACGAGCCTCGACGACCACCGCTCACTGACGACGGTTCAGGAGGTGCGTCGGCTTTTCGAGCGCGCCGGCCAAGTGATCGTGCTGTCGCATGACAAGCGCTTCCTCTGCCGGATCTGGAACGGGGCGGGCCCGACGGCGCGACTGGCGCTAGAGATTGCGCGTGATGGCACCGGCTCCACACTGCGGTCCTGGGATGTCGACCAAGACTCGGTCACGGAGCACGACCGAAGGGACGCCCGCCTGCGGGAGTACGTCGCCAGCGGGGACGGCGACCAACGCGAGGTCGCAAGAGCCATCCGGCCACACCTGGAGGCGTTTCTTCGGGTTGCTCGTCCCGAGCATTTTCCGCCTTCAACGCTTCTTGGCCCCTTCCTGGGACGATGCCGCGAGAGGGCGGGCCGAGCTGACGAGATCCTGGATGCGACCGCGAGGCAAGAACTTAGTGAGCTCGTCGAGTACGCGAATCGGTTCCATCACGACACGAACCCGGCATGGGAAACCGAGGCGATCAACGACGCGGAGCTCCGGAACTTCGTAGAGCGGGCGCTGGCCTTCGCGAGGCGATGA